TGACACCATTCTTAATAAAGGCTGGGGACCTTTTATGCAGGATTACCTGGTCAAACGTCTCAATTACCCATTGGAGGGGATTATGGGTGAATTGGCGGAAACGCCGCAAATGGTGAAAAACTTCGAGAAGGAAGGATATTGCGTTTATTCCCCGATTATCGCTACGGCAGTACCGGAGTTGTTGGGCGGCGGCCGCTCAATGCCGAAATTCATGCGCGATTTATATAAAATACCTGATAAAGTGGAAGCTGTATTAGATGCCATTCAAAAGGAAAGCCTGGAAATACTGCGTCAGCAAATAAGGGCTACTGATTCAACAGTAGTCTTTATTTCACCGGCACGGGGAGCCAGTGAGTTCTTTTCGCCGAAACTGTGGCAGCGGTTTGTCTGGAAATATTTAAAAGAGACCGTAGATGTAGTTATCGAAGAAGGTGCGTTTGCCGATATTCATATTGACTCCAACTGGGAACGGGATTTGGAATTTTTCCGGTCGCTTCCTAAAGGGAAATGCATTTTTGAAACTGACGGCGCAACCGATATTTACAAAGTTAAAGAAGTAATCGGCGACATGATGTGTATTAAAGGCGATGTGCCTGCGGCTAAACTGGCGCTGGGCACTCCTGACGATGTATACAACTATTCGGCCGGTTTAGTCAAAGACATGGGTCCCGGCTTTATTCTTTCATCCGGATGCTCCATTCCGCCTAATGCCAAAGTGGAAAATGTCAAAGCCATGATTGCGGCGGCCACTGGGAAATAACCGGCGCCTGAAGGGAGCTATATCTAATGACGCCTGATTTTTCGGAACTAGTCCAGGAAGCTTTGGCGTACAAGGCTGATTATGCAGCTATCGTGAAGTCGGAGCAAATCAAGTTTGTTGCCGATTTTCGTAAAGCCTGTGAACAAAATAGCTGCGGCAAGTATAACAAAAACTGGATGTGTCCGCCGGCAGTCGGGCCCTTGGAGGAATTAAAGGAGCGAGCCGGCCGCTTTCGGCAGGGATTACTGTTTCAAACCGTCCACACAATTAAGAGTTCTTTTGACTGGAAAGGAATGATGGCGGCGGCGAAGATTCACGACGGTGTTTTTCGTAATATTCTCGGCGTAATCAAGGCCAAATATAATTTTGCGGCTATATTGCCTCTTAGCGCCGGAGCTTGCATATTTTGTGACAAGTGCGCGTATGTGGAGGGGGAGCCGTGCCGGTTTCCGGAGCAGGCGTTGGCCTCTGTCGAAGCTTACGGCATTGATGTCATGAATTTGGAGAAGGCCTGCGGCATTCCGTACTATAATGGGAAGAATACGGTTTCTTATGTTGGGCTTATCTTATTTAATACAAATGAATTATAGGCTGACCTGGCCTCAATACGCCTGGCAGGATGGGGATACGGTGTGAGAGCGGCTAAAGAAGGACAACGGCGGGAGCGAACGGAAAAAGTTCTCGCCGTTTTTTTGCCAGCAATTGTTTATTAAATCCCACAGCAACTTCTAGTAGACTGCCAACTAGTAAAAAATATTGACAAATTGCCGTTTTCTTTATACGCTGTATATATAGATGTATATATTAAAACTTGCTGAAATAGTGAAAAACTTTTAATTGTACATCGACGTCTGCCGGTAAAAGGAAAGGTGATCAGTAGATGAACCAACTGCGCCAATACAACCTTACAGTCGAAGGCAAGAATCAACAGCTTAAATGCTCGGCAACGCAGACGCTGCTGCAGTCGCTGATTGATGGGGGGATTTTTCCGGAGGCGAATTGCGGCGGCCGGGGTACTTGCGGTAAGTGCAAGATCCATGTGCTTGAAGGGCAGGTTGCCAATCATCAGGGACAGCAGGTATTTCCCGGCGATGATGGGAGTTATTTGGCATGCCAGGTTTATCCGCGGGAGAATATTACCATTCGACTGAAAAAATCCGGGGCAAGTCTCAAAGGGCCAATTAACGAGAATTTTGCCGGTCCGGGAACGCTTCTTGTGCGAAAACTAGTTCTCACTCCTGAGTATCCTACAGTAGAGAATCACTACTCAATACAAGAAATGATCTGGCAAGCCGTTAAGGTACAAGAACCATCCCTCTGCATTTCCGACAACTCCCTAATTCTTAATGACCCTAAGATCCTGCGTCAATTAAGCGGTATTGTTGAGACAAAACCGGCGATTATGACAATTTGCCTTATTGGCAATCAGCTTGTGAATGTGGAAATAGGCGACACAGCCGGTGAGTTATTCGGTGTGGCATTTGACATCGGCACTACTACGGTGGTTGGCATGTTGGTGGACATCAATGCGCGGGAAGTAATTGCCACTTGTTCAAAAACCAATCCGCAGTCGTCTTTTGGCGCGGATGTTATTTCGCGGATTCAAGCAAGCAATGAGATATCTGGCGGCTTGGTAAAATTAGCTGCGATTATCAGGCAGTGCCTGAACCAAATAATTACCGAGCTTTGCGCCCAGGCCGGAATTTTGCCGGCTGCAATATACGCCGCCACTATTGCCGGCAATTCAACTATGACTTCGTTATTATTGGAAATTTCACCGGTAACGCTGGTGCGTAAACCATACGCCGCTTTATTTAAGCACCTAGCACCCTTTTTACCGGCAGAGATTGATCTTAATATTAACCCCTGCGGCCGGGTCCGGGTTTTACCGGCTATTGCGAGTTTTGTCGGCTCTGATACTACAGCTGCTATTTTGGCTGTAGATCAGGATGTTTCGACAAGCCCGCTGCTTTTGGTGGATTTGGGAACAAACGGCGAGATGGTTATCGGCGACAGCCATAAGCTCTGCGCTTGTTCCACTGCAGCCGGTCCCGCATTTGAAGGCGCGCATATACGCGACGGCATGCGGGCGTCTGCCGGAGCTATTGCCAATGTTGCCATTGATGAGGATGTCAGGGTTGAGGTCATTGGTAATGTCAGGCCGAGCGGCATATGCGGATCAGGGATAGTTAAAGCCGTTGCCGAGCTTGTTGCAGCCGGCATAATCGGTCCGAGCGGACAATTTGACAAATCTATGACCGAAGTATTGCCTTTAAGTATTGGGCGAAGGCTGAAGAACCGCGACGGGAAGTGGGAATTTGTCCTGGTAGAAGGTAAAGATAGCGCCACCGGGGCGGATATCTCCGTTACTCAAGCCGATATCAGGCAAATTCAACTGGTTAAGTCGTCAATTTGTACAGGAATCCAGTTCCTGTTGGAACAGATACCTGTCGATACGGAATTAAAAGTTTGTCTTGCCGGTGCATTTGGCAATTATATTGACATTAACAGTGCCATAACCATCGGACTGTTTCCGGGTATTACCAGGGACTCAATCTGTTCCGTGGGTAACGCCGCCGGTACGGGAGCCATCCAGGCGTTGTTATATTCGGATAAACTGCAGCGCAGTATCGGTATTGCGAATAAAACCGGCTATCTGGAACTGGCGGCGCAACCTAGTTTTCAAAATATATTTTTAGCAAATCTTTCATTTCCTGAGGTGGTTTGATGAAAAGCCGAGAAAATCTAATACCCATATATTACCGTTTGGCTGATGATATTAAGCAGCAGATTGAATCAGGTGAATTAAAACATGGTGACCTGATTCCGACAGAGGCGCAATTGGGAGAAAAATATGGAATAAGCCGTATGACCGTAAGGCAGGGGATCGGACTTTTGACCGAAGCGGGGCTCATCGAGACGGTAAAAGGGAAAGGAAGCTTTGTTACCCGGCCGCAATTGAACCAGTTGGTTATTGATTTAAAAAGAACCGGTGCCGGTAATGTGGTGCTAAAGTATAAACTTCTGGAGGTTAAGCTTGTCCGGGATAAGCCTGACTTTATCAGCGAACTGGGTTTTGCCGGCAATTCGAAAGTGATTGGCGTAAAGCGGCTTGTCTACAAAGATGACCGCCCTGCAGCCATTGAAGAGAAGTATTTGCTGTATCAAAAGGGTAGTCCGTTGCTTGAAACCCAGTTAGAATATGCGGACTTTCCTGAATTGGTGGCTAAGCATCAGGACAGTGTGCCAGTCCGCAATGATATGGTAATATCAGTGGATGCGTTATCCCCTGAGCAGGCAAAGTTGCTGGAAACAGAACAGGATATGCCCGCACTGGTAATAAAACAAGTTATTTTTTCCAATGAAGATAAACCGCTTGGCATTTCTCTGATGGTTTGTCACAAGGACCGGTTCACGATACAGGCGACCTCATACCCGCTTTCAAGGAGGTTATGATTATGCTAAAGGTTCAGAAGATGCTTGTCGGCGCAATGGCCAGGTTGGATGACGCAATGGTGTTGAACCTGGTAAAACAGGGACTTCAAATGGGTATTAATCCTTATGTATTGCTCGAAGAAGTCCGGGCCGGCACTGAAAGGGTGGGAGAGTTATACAATAAGGGGGAGTATTTTTTATCCGATCTGATAATGGCGGCGGAGATTTTCAAGGATGTTTTGGAAATGGTTAGTAAAGTTAGTAAAGGCAAAAACAGAACAACACCGCTGGTATCACCGTATTCGCCCGTCATTTTCGGTACGGTGGAAAATGATATCCATGACATTGGCAAAAATATTACCATTGGGATTCTTCGTTACAGCGGTTTTTCCGTCTGGGATTTAGGAGTGGACGTGCCGGCGGCTGCTTTTGTGGAGGCGGCAAAGCGGTGCCAAAGCCGGATAATTTGCCTGACCGGGTTAATTACCGAATCATACGATTCTATGAAGAAAACCGTCCAGTTACTGGACGAGGCGGGATTGCGCGGGCGGATGACTTTGATTATCGGCGGCTTGGTAAACGAGGTAGTCCGTCAATATACAGGAGCCGACTATTGGTCTACCGATTGCCGGAAAGTTTTGGAATTGTGCAGGACCATATCAACCGGCAACGAGATGAAAGCGCAATCATTATAAAGGAGTGGGGGATGAGATATTGGGAACAGTAATTTTGGCTTGCCAAACACTCCAGGACGAGCTTAAGATGGCAATTCGGGAAACCGGCGTAGATTTTCCCGTTTATTATATTGAATCCGGATTACACAATACGCCCGAGTTATTGCATCAAAGAATCCAGGATGAAATCAACAGAATCGATAATGTGGGGATAATAATACTGGTTTTCGGGTATTGCGGCAACAGTTTGCTTGGGATTAAATCCGAGACGGCTACATTGGTTATTCCCAGAGTTGACGACTGTATACCGTTACTCTTGGGTTCGAGTGAAGCGCGAAAAACAATTTCCAAGGAAATGGGCACTTACTTTTTAACCAAAGGCTGGATAGACAATGAGAATAACATGCTGCAGGAGTTCGAGCGGTGCGTCCGGCGCTACGGGCATATCCGCGCTTTAAAGGCGATGAAAATTATGTTGGCGCACTATAAACGGATTATGCTTATAGACACTGGGGCATATCCTGTTGAAAGCGTGGCGCCGGAGACGCGGGATTTCGCCGGCAAGCTTGGCATGCGCCATGAAGTGGCGCCCGGTTCACCGCGCTTATTGCACAAGCTGCTGCAAGGACTATGGGATGAAGAGTTTCATGTGCTTACACCAGGCCGGACACTTACAATGAACGATATCTGCTGCGGCGACGATGAACAGCGGAGCCAATTGCGGCTGGTTGTAAAATAGAAAAATAGAATTCATACGGAACCTGCTAAGGCCTGATGTTCTCAATTTTCGGAACATCAGGCCTTCGTCTTATTTTTTATTACCCCTGGAGCAGCGGCAACCATGATTTTTGCATTTTGAGTGAAGATGAATAGACTATTTCTTTGAAACTACAGGCGATAAAACTTTGTGATTTTTTTGATATTTTTGAAAGAACTATTGACATCAGCAGGCATTTTCGACTATTATTTATATAGATGTATATACAACACAAAAAGTTGCTGATAGGGAGGGCTATATGCTAATAATTGGAGAGCTAATTAACACGAGCCGGAAAGCCGTCAGAGAGGCTGTCGAAGCCCGGAATGCCCAATATATCCAGGAGGTAGCCAAAGCGCAAGAAGTGGCCGGGGCCGATTATCTGGATGTCAATTGCGGTACCATGGTCGGTCAGGAAATCGAATGCATGGAATGGCTGGTCAATACCATCAATGAGGTGACTGATCTGCCGCTATGCATTGACAGTCCGGATGAAAATGCCCTAAGAGCCGGACTGGTTCTGGCAAAGACCGGCAACGGCAAAAGAATGATCAACTCGACTACTGCGGAAGAAAAACGCTATAAAGCCGTGATTCCGCTGGTAAAAGAATTTGATGCCAAGATTGTCGCGCTGTGCATCGAAGATGCCGGTATGCCGGAAACGGCGGAAGACCGGCTGCGGATTGCCAGCAAGCTGGTCGACGATATGGAAAAAGAAGGGATTGCTCAGGATGATATCTACCTAGACCCGCTGATAAAACCGTTAAGTACCAATGATAAGTACGGCAAGTCGGTGTTGGATGCAATCTATGATATTAAGAAAAAATACCCGGCCGTGCATTTGACCTGTGGCTTGAGCAATATATCTTACGGTTTGCCTAACCGGGCGGTTCTCAACCGACTGTTTGTCGTACAAACCATGACCGTGGGGATGGACGGTTATATCTTAAACCCCACCGACAAGGCCATGATGGGTGTTGTCTATGCGTCCCAGGCATTAATGGGCGATGACAGATTCTGCAGCAAATACCTGAAAGCCCACAGAAAAGGACTTTACGAATAAATAGGAGGAATCAGTAATGTCAAAAATTGATCTTGTTAAAGCGGTAACCGAACTGGAAGAAGATTTAGTCTTGGAAGGAGTTAAAGAACAAAGTGCGGCCGGGGTAGCTCCCGTCGAAATCCTGGCCCAATTGCAGCAAGGTATGGAAGGGGTAGGAAAATTATATGAGGCGGGCGATTATTACCTGTCCGAGCTTATCATGTCCGCCGAGGTGTTTTCCAATGCCGCGAAACTTTTAGATGGCGCCCTGAATGCCGACGGCGATAATAATAAGATCGGCACTGTATTGTTAGGCACAGTCAAGGACGACATTCATGATATCGGCAAAAACATTGTTTCCACAATATTAAGCTGCAATGGCTTCAAAGTAGTTGACGTAGGCGTTGACGTACCGATTGAGACCTTTATCGAAGAAATCAAGAAGAGTAATCCGCAGGTAGTTGGCCTGTTCTGCCTGCTGACTACTGCCTTTGATGTCATGAAAGAGACCGTGGCGGCCATTAAGGCTTCCGGTGCAACCGTAACCGTGTTAGTGGGCGGCGGTCCGGTCGATGAAAGTGTTGCCAAATGGAGCAACGCCGATGGATATTGTAAAAACGCCTATGACGCTGTGGAAATGTCCAAGAAAGCAGTTGGCGCAAACTAACAGCCGAAAGGTGGATGGCGCCTCACCGCCAAATATAAAGAACTGAAATTAGTAAAACCGAGTAACTTCAGAAATGAATGTGAAGAGGGACAGCCTATGGAGAAAAGGTTGTCCTTTTTCCCAACTAAGGATGTGTATAAGAAAGATACGGTATTGGCCTGCCAAACACTTAAAGATGAATTAGTTAGACTTGATAAAAGAGGGAGAAAATATGCGCATTTTGCTATTCGGCGGTTTCTTAGGATCAGGGAAAACGACAACTATTTTGCAAGTAGCCAAGTACATCACGGCAACATGCAACGAAACAGTGGCGATTATCGAAAATGAGATTGGTGAGGCTGGTATTGACGACAAACTGTTAGCCGACAGC
This window of the Methylomusa anaerophila genome carries:
- a CDS encoding uroporphyrinogen decarboxylase family protein; this encodes MKTNQELLQERKTRLNKAITLEKPDRTPVVLMADAFCASHMGVKLADFCTSLKMQNQTMVNSIKALGDVDGMNAAFAAGPLFPLIFMTYVKLPGRELPENSLWQLDEKEVMLVEDYDTILNKGWGPFMQDYLVKRLNYPLEGIMGELAETPQMVKNFEKEGYCVYSPIIATAVPELLGGGRSMPKFMRDLYKIPDKVEAVLDAIQKESLEILRQQIRATDSTVVFISPARGASEFFSPKLWQRFVWKYLKETVDVVIEEGAFADIHIDSNWERDLEFFRSLPKGKCIFETDGATDIYKVKEVIGDMMCIKGDVPAAKLALGTPDDVYNYSAGLVKDMGPGFILSSGCSIPPNAKVENVKAMIAAATGK
- a CDS encoding DUF2284 domain-containing protein encodes the protein MTPDFSELVQEALAYKADYAAIVKSEQIKFVADFRKACEQNSCGKYNKNWMCPPAVGPLEELKERAGRFRQGLLFQTVHTIKSSFDWKGMMAAAKIHDGVFRNILGVIKAKYNFAAILPLSAGACIFCDKCAYVEGEPCRFPEQALASVEAYGIDVMNLEKACGIPYYNGKNTVSYVGLILFNTNEL
- a CDS encoding ASKHA domain-containing protein translates to MNQLRQYNLTVEGKNQQLKCSATQTLLQSLIDGGIFPEANCGGRGTCGKCKIHVLEGQVANHQGQQVFPGDDGSYLACQVYPRENITIRLKKSGASLKGPINENFAGPGTLLVRKLVLTPEYPTVENHYSIQEMIWQAVKVQEPSLCISDNSLILNDPKILRQLSGIVETKPAIMTICLIGNQLVNVEIGDTAGELFGVAFDIGTTTVVGMLVDINAREVIATCSKTNPQSSFGADVISRIQASNEISGGLVKLAAIIRQCLNQIITELCAQAGILPAAIYAATIAGNSTMTSLLLEISPVTLVRKPYAALFKHLAPFLPAEIDLNINPCGRVRVLPAIASFVGSDTTAAILAVDQDVSTSPLLLVDLGTNGEMVIGDSHKLCACSTAAGPAFEGAHIRDGMRASAGAIANVAIDEDVRVEVIGNVRPSGICGSGIVKAVAELVAAGIIGPSGQFDKSMTEVLPLSIGRRLKNRDGKWEFVLVEGKDSATGADISVTQADIRQIQLVKSSICTGIQFLLEQIPVDTELKVCLAGAFGNYIDINSAITIGLFPGITRDSICSVGNAAGTGAIQALLYSDKLQRSIGIANKTGYLELAAQPSFQNIFLANLSFPEVV
- a CDS encoding GntR family transcriptional regulator, which encodes MKSRENLIPIYYRLADDIKQQIESGELKHGDLIPTEAQLGEKYGISRMTVRQGIGLLTEAGLIETVKGKGSFVTRPQLNQLVIDLKRTGAGNVVLKYKLLEVKLVRDKPDFISELGFAGNSKVIGVKRLVYKDDRPAAIEEKYLLYQKGSPLLETQLEYADFPELVAKHQDSVPVRNDMVISVDALSPEQAKLLETEQDMPALVIKQVIFSNEDKPLGISLMVCHKDRFTIQATSYPLSRRL
- a CDS encoding cobalamin B12-binding domain-containing protein, which gives rise to MLKVQKMLVGAMARLDDAMVLNLVKQGLQMGINPYVLLEEVRAGTERVGELYNKGEYFLSDLIMAAEIFKDVLEMVSKVSKGKNRTTPLVSPYSPVIFGTVENDIHDIGKNITIGILRYSGFSVWDLGVDVPAAAFVEAAKRCQSRIICLTGLITESYDSMKKTVQLLDEAGLRGRMTLIIGGLVNEVVRQYTGADYWSTDCRKVLELCRTISTGNEMKAQSL
- a CDS encoding DUF1638 domain-containing protein; its protein translation is MGTVILACQTLQDELKMAIRETGVDFPVYYIESGLHNTPELLHQRIQDEINRIDNVGIIILVFGYCGNSLLGIKSETATLVIPRVDDCIPLLLGSSEARKTISKEMGTYFLTKGWIDNENNMLQEFERCVRRYGHIRALKAMKIMLAHYKRIMLIDTGAYPVESVAPETRDFAGKLGMRHEVAPGSPRLLHKLLQGLWDEEFHVLTPGRTLTMNDICCGDDEQRSQLRLVVK
- a CDS encoding methyltetrahydrofolate cobalamin methyltransferase is translated as MLIIGELINTSRKAVREAVEARNAQYIQEVAKAQEVAGADYLDVNCGTMVGQEIECMEWLVNTINEVTDLPLCIDSPDENALRAGLVLAKTGNGKRMINSTTAEEKRYKAVIPLVKEFDAKIVALCIEDAGMPETAEDRLRIASKLVDDMEKEGIAQDDIYLDPLIKPLSTNDKYGKSVLDAIYDIKKKYPAVHLTCGLSNISYGLPNRAVLNRLFVVQTMTVGMDGYILNPTDKAMMGVVYASQALMGDDRFCSKYLKAHRKGLYE
- a CDS encoding cobalamin B12-binding domain-containing protein, producing the protein MSKIDLVKAVTELEEDLVLEGVKEQSAAGVAPVEILAQLQQGMEGVGKLYEAGDYYLSELIMSAEVFSNAAKLLDGALNADGDNNKIGTVLLGTVKDDIHDIGKNIVSTILSCNGFKVVDVGVDVPIETFIEEIKKSNPQVVGLFCLLTTAFDVMKETVAAIKASGATVTVLVGGGPVDESVAKWSNADGYCKNAYDAVEMSKKAVGAN